Part of the Quercus robur chromosome 5, dhQueRobu3.1, whole genome shotgun sequence genome, ACCTTCTACATATAGCACATTTGCAATGTCTAGCAGTCCAAGTAAAGAGATGGTTCCCTTCCCTTTAATCTGTGATTTGCTCCCATCACCGAAAGTGACATtaccacctttcttagactcgAAAACCTTAAAGAGAGAACAGTCTGCAgtcatgtgtcttgagcaaCCACTGTCAAGGTACCACAAACATGTGTCCATTACCTTAAATGTGGACTTCATCATGAAGCACACCTCATGCTTAGATGACAAATCAGTAGGATGGTGTTTTCTTTCATCTGCCATTTACGAACAAAGCTTTTAACTTTCACTCTTCTCAGATGAACTCCTCTACACATTTTCATTCTGAGACAATCTAGTTTCTTTTTTGTCATGCTAAGATCTTTTCCAATAATCATCATGATAgatttcaaataacttttagacttgcatTTTCTGAGACATTCAATCAAGtagaaattataaaaacaagatgtatttgaaacaaAAGATCTTTTTACGCCGGTTGCaaccatgacaacaggggtcaatggatcacacaacaaagattaccctaatcagagtgtgcctgctctgataccacttaataGGCCAATAGTGTATTGACCTCTtagataaattaatcaattaattagcaagtgaattaattaagtcaatttaacatgcaatactCGTGGTATCACAAACAAATTAtcaactaagttaaatgtagcggaaaataaatttgacacaagtgatttgtttacaaatggggaaaaccaccgaggcaaaaccccaccaggtgtatttaagatcaccacttccgagaatccactattatcaaaacaagtggttacaagtaaaggaatctcagtatcttataccaacctacagttgaacccttaccccaatatacaattggacttgtaatgtagtggcaatctctcctttcaatgcatggcttcaagtacgtgactaaccaatcgatgcacggatcccagtacgtgactaacacaccaacttgagaaggatgttggctgcaaagttcttcagttcatccacacgatgaagatcaagaagctccttggttataAAACCCTATAGCGTACAAacgcagcagcttcttcaagagaaagatgaacgaAGGCAGattgtcttcggtcacaatatgcatgtaaCAGCAAGTGCAACAAACTTacgacggcccttaaaataatccttatatatgtctagagttgtgagaaaagaaaccctacacaaatagcttggatatgcgtgaaaaacagatttggaaatctgaatttcgtaattctcgatagatataGCTGTCGAGCTTCAAatattaaatctcgatagatacatctgacaagctatctgtcgagcttcaatGAACAAtatttcttcacttgattcttggacagatttgcatggcttcaatacttggacttgaactcttgttccttaaagtattaaacacatcctagatctacccaattacaagtaaagtgtgttttgtcaaaggattagccaattctaaatgacatatgttcataACAAGTtctacatatgtcctaacacttgATTAGTTAAACTTCGAATCAAACAGGGGTCGAACTCTTCTCTTAATCGATTGAACTTGGACTCATAATTTTACATTAAGAACTCAACAAAACTCAATCTTTTTGTCATTGGTTACCAACACCTAATTCGTTGGACCTAACATGTCATACTCGTATCTTAGATTTTCTTGTATAGTTTTAGAAAAGATAGCACTATTTTTCTTGTATTGAATAATTGAATAGCCAATGTTTTTAGTGCAACTAAACACCAAAAAttggtgaaaatattttctaaaaatatttttaaaggaaacaaacacaaacgTACAGTAAaaagggatgattggataaaataattaaaaaattctttgacTAAATTTTAGAGTGCGTAGCCTTGTAGGGATATGGATCCTTTCcatttcaaagagaaatggAGAGTATCCATTTCATGGACAAGATCTATTTAAAATAGATCTAAGGTGTAAAATGTGTCACCTTAATTAAATCTTATTACTCAACTCATCAACATGACTATggtttttcctaaaataaaaataaaaataactgcAGCTAAACACATTACAGGTTAATGTTGTTTTACATAAAAACATGAAACATTAACATTAGCGTTaagttctgtttttttttttttttttttttgctgaaagctATTAGGTATGGTGGTGTTGTGGCCGTTGGAGTTTCTGGTAGTGGCAATGGTGGACTTTTGCAGCAATGGTCTCATCCTCTGAAAGCCATCTGCCATGATCGCAACCGCCAACCTCTTCAATCATGACGCCTTTGTCGGCAGTGGACTCgcgtttttctttcttttccttctcctcTAGGCCTTTGGCAGAAAACTTCacaggttttgttttgtttttgttttgttttttttttttttttctggcaaattacaatttaaccaCTTATGGTTTGgatgaaatttaagttgtctatctgtggtttgaaatttgacactttacctacTTGGGGTTAGCTTAGTTAGGGCTCTATTACCTATCTTTGTTAAAAACATGACTAGATATATAATTTTACTCCACTTCTAGGTATCTttcctccaaaaacacaaaaaaaaaaaataataataataataaaaacaaaaatacaagatcaaataagataataaaaaaatcccgCGAAACACTTGTATCATGGGATTTCAAACCACAtataggcaacttaaatttcggtcaaagtgaaaactgaaattgaaactgaaaattttttgttgaaagtactgtagataaatgtaaaagttagctgaaatagtatagtgggacccatgaatagtaccaaaaagcgTACTAAGGtttatgaatagtagcaaaaataaattgaatagtaaaataagctagctttttaatttggagccaaacaCATACTAGGTgaataaaatgtcaaatttcaaaccatggTAGTagatagacaacttaaatttggGCCTCCCCGACCCCGTTCATAAGTCCAAAAGTTGTAATTgccgtattttttttttatagaaaactaACCAACGTTAACCTTTTGAGTTACTGATTTTAAAAGAGGTGGCGAAATTATAGCCCCTAGATATCTTTGAAATGAATCTTAGCCTTTAAAATGGACACTccatttcattttgaaatggaGAAGATCCGGATCCAGCCACGTAGTAGGTGATCGAAAAAGAGTATTGACAGTtgacaaagaaaagaactttTGAAGCAACGATGAGAGAAGGTCCAAAGCTCTACaccaacaaacccaaaaatgtAAGCTCAAATCATTTCTAcgctttccaaaaaaaaaaaaaaaaaacaacaatattttttatgtttttgagaaaCAGTAACAAGAGATTCCAAAAGCAACTTTAgtgcttttgttgtttttgcttttagtaTTTTGGTTTTAGTATCTGacttttgattgattgattgctTGCTTGTGGTCTTTCACAAACAGCACAACTGAAATAATTTCAAGAGCaccaaacaaaaacccaatgagTTTCTTCACCATCAGCAATGGTCATTCATAAGTTAGCTCTACCACCTCAACCACCACCAAAAGAGTCATTTGCTCGACTTTACAAGTTTCTCTGGCCTATGCTTGTGGCTGTCAATCTTGCTGTTGGTggtccctttctttttcttattctttagcTTTGTAATTCACTGTTTATCTTAATTTCCTATCTACAGTAATATATGTGGGTGTTTATTTCGTATGCAAAgtgattaaatttataaaaaggtGTAATGGGTTTTAAGATTTCAACTTCGAAGATTTGTTTTTTAAGCTTATCGGATGCTTTTCATGATGTTATTTTTGATGAGTATTTTGTTGTTAGGATTGGGGGTTATGGTTTTAAATATCTCATTTTTGGAGGAATCCTTGATGGGAATGGAGGAATTTTGATTAAATGAGAATTGGTGTTCCATGGTTGGACTTGTGTGGGATTTAAGATTCTCCTTAGTTGAGGAATAGTGTGATTAGATGTTGATTCTAGCCTCTGTGGATTTAGATCTTAATTGGTTATGTCATATGTGACATCTAATTACTAATATGCACTAAAGAGTCTAGGAACGCAAATGTGTAAAGAGTGGTGATAAGTATGGGGTTAATATACTTTTCCTATTAGAGGGGAAATAAACATTTTATGTCTTGTGTGGGATTTATGATTCTCCTTTTCTTCTACCCAAGCACAGAGGGGGTTTATAAAAAGCTTATTTTTGGTCTCCATAGATATCCTTGGCCAAACGGCAATGTCCCCACTAACCCTCCCCTTCCCAGTTAGTTGAAGTAAAGGCAAAAGTACTACTCGAATCCCATGTCTCTGTGTCAGttgtttatttttctattgATAAAAACCATTATTTCTCAACTTAAACTTTTAGTTCACTATAGGTTTCTATTCGCGCTCCTTATAAATGGATGCATATTCCTTCATTTTGGAAATCCTGGAGTTTGTTGTTGATGGAacttcttcttgttttgttaAAATGGGAGTAACTGCAACAGCTCATGGCATTCTTCATTGTATCAGTGCAGCCTTATGGTTTCCTAATCAGAGTAATGGTTTTGGCTATTTATCATGGAAAACAGCCAATGATCAAGTAAAATACTTGCTTGTCTATCATTCTAAGTATAATCATTACAAAAGGTGGGAGAAAAAGACACACATAGAATGCAATTCTTGCATAATTTTTAACTGGTAGGCTAAAGCTCTACTACTTTATATGATTAAAATCATATACCAGTAATTTTTGGCTTTATCCATGTCAGTGGTGAGCAATATGTTGGATAGACAAAGTTAGTATCGGTTTAGGGTGTGCATAGTATCTTGCATACTGTAACGATAAGTTGGATGGAGTCATTCAAATGGCTCATTAGGAGCTTATAACAATATAGGTGAGTAGCAACATATTCCATTTGCTCAAACTCACTTACCTGTTTAACTAACTGCTGAACAAATATTGATGACTTTATAAGTAGGGGTTAGGATGCTTACCAATCACCACTCTTCGACCCCACAAAAGTGCGATCTTTATGCACTCGGTAcaatctttttaatatataggaCCTACATTGGTgatcatttttaataatttgtttgtCTCAGTCaagtttgagaaagaaaaagtggaGTATAAAAGAAGACTTCAGGGGTGGTAAAACTGGTTTCGTCACATTGACATAGAAGTAAACTGAGCAGTCTCATAAAGgaaatatattatttacatGTTATGGTCCTATATAGTTTGAGAGGTATTTATATCTAGGTTTGTGGTCAAAGTTGGTCTTTTCCCCCTCTATTTGTGTGTAATTTTTCTATATAAGTtgttactcttttattttttagtctaGATAAGTTGTTAGTTTAAGCTTTTTTTAACACTGTCTTGAAGCCTATCACAAAGTTGTCTCTAGGGCTCTAAATATGCTCCTTAAGAAGTTAAGAGTTTCTGTGAACTTTTGTAGCCTACCTCTTTGTGTAGACAAAGAAGAAAGATGAGCACATAGAAGAAGAAGGTGCAACTCCAGTTTCAATCTCCGCTGCTAAAACTGATCCTATTGCTGAAAAAACCTTACACTCACCATCCGTCACAAAACCTGTGAAGTTGCtatagacactcaattttgcacccatgatatAATCAAAGAAAATGACTTGAATAACCatccatgtaccccaaaaatcattcttgcattacatgcatcaatttgttcttgcattacatgcatcaatttgtctttgcattacatgcatcaattcattcattgcatatcataaaaatgatcttgaggttcTAATGATCGCAATGGTGTGTCCAGTTTCCAAATCGGACTATTGGATCGAAAGATATCgtatgatcaagtttgcacgatcaacatgcattgtgtctaggtagagtTGACCGCATGtgattaatttaaactaaattctgattggttaaacaattaaaattaattaaataattttgtgattggttgataattagtgtctaaaatagggatgcatgcgtaggaataaaatggatgattggataacaataaaattgtgaataatctgaactttatcaagatttattttagggtatttatctacaagataattgttcctAAAAAGCCTGAATTATCTagaaaatagattaaaaaaaaatcatggacgGAGGATGAAAACACGTCTAGGTGCAAGGACCGGATCAAAAAACCTTAGAAGGAGAGTCCAAATGGCACCCGAACATGAAAGAGCGTTCAGCATCCAAAAGCAccattcggcacttttggagtgtcgAACGACACTTTAAAAGTACTAAATTGGcctcttttgggctttggcccaatgGCCTTCGGGTGACGATAAGGCACACCCTTTTCGATCTTTTTGTAGAATGATGAGTCCCGATTCATATTCTACACTTCGAggctattttttagagttttttggcctctataaatagagactggGTCTCATAATTCAGCACCTTTTTTCTACGCTCTGAGAGGCATACGTTTTGAGGCTCTCAAATTGCTGATACTTGTTGATCCTCTCAAAGATTTGCTGCtttaattagggtttttagatttcaaagataactaaataagtttctttgaaccctaaaacatcctctcaagatCAAGGAGTGCTTACGCAAGAGGTTGTCTTCaatcactctctcttttttatgcTATCTTTTTATGATTGATGAATATTTTATCCATAATATGAATGATTCttcattgttttgtttaaagcatgattgttttttatgtgattgttatgatctttttcttgaatgttaataatttgcatgtgaacaattctttttcttaaaataaaaatagatctgcatctttcttagatgtagatctaagtttttcttcaaacaaaaacagttctgcatctttatgagatgtagatctaaatttttttaaagataaaaactgatttttatttttcttggatacagatctgatttttctttaacatatgcagatttttgaaataaagagaaagattaaacatgattgtgtttgcttttatttatctaattcatgttgcataaattcatattatgagtgaaactctcttcttaaaagaaaaatccttttcattttttttaacataaaagaaaaatagatctgatttttctactattaaaaatcatgttttattattataaaacagatctgatcttttacaaaccaaaaacacaatttttttaattcttaaaaaacagatttgatatttttcaaaccaaaggacattattttgtgtaataaaaacagatcttgatttttatctccaaaaaccacttttttaTATACCACAAAAGCAGATCTAATTtttccaaatcaaaatcaaatttttaccaacaaaaacagaattaattcttttcaaaagaagagacttcattcataaataaatttgtgtgatttaacattttttttttcacatgttcaatatatcattcatgacatgcataaaatggtacattggtcacaagattctagaagaccagactctgtctgggcagaatgggtgcctaacactttcccattccgtaacctagcaTCCGGATTTAGGTCTTTGGCTAAGTAGATCTAACcttgtctttatttattttgggtagaatgtaactaggacaaaaagccatgtaattatttggtagtttgtaactaggacccaaagccatgtaatttttcaatttttcaaatatgtaatttattattcaatcagTGAATGGAACGTcatgtatttgtatatatttattttttttcttatttttttggtataaaaaaataagtggtgactccacaccacttacccaaaaagaaaggTGTCCTAAAAAGTACCCAactctcttttttgagaggcaCCCCAATTTTGGCGGTCTCTCACAGTTGCGGGAACCAATACCAGAGGATTAGTAGCACGAACTTTTCAAGTGGATGTTGGAAGAGAAAAGGAAGATCAAACCAAAAGATCCTGAAGAAAAAAAGCGCATTGATGAAGAGAAAGTCATTCTCAAACAGTTTATTCAAGCAAAACCTATCCATAATATCTAATTATTTAACAGTTGTTCTCAAGTTTAGAGATTactataaatgaatattttctttctttttacatGTTCAATTTATCCTTATGTCAAATCTCTTTGAAGTTCTTTAAATCATTGTTGTTCAATGCAAGGAAAATGTTGATAACAGTCAGGAAAAtgacttctttctctttttcatgtAACAAATATTGCATCATAAGATTTTCTGTTTTAGGTGAGGACTCAAAGGGATCATATTCATTGAGGGTGGGGTCACCACTTAACCCAAATCACTCAGATTGATGGCTAAGTCATCAACCTTCAACTAAAAGATAACAACTGAAAATGATAATAACAATAAGCTCTCTGCTTCATTGTTTTCAATGACCTTAGGATACAAATGCTGATCATTACCTTTATCAAATGGCCCAGCCAAACCCATAATAGTTACTACTATTATGTTTATGTTGGTGGGCTGGACTGGGATTAATTTACTATCCTCTTTCAAAC contains:
- the LOC126727801 gene encoding LOW QUALITY PROTEIN: uncharacterized protein LOC126727801 (The sequence of the model RefSeq protein was modified relative to this genomic sequence to represent the inferred CDS: substituted 2 bases at 2 genomic stop codons), whose amino-acid sequence is MVIHKLALPPQPPPKESFARLYKFLWPMLVAVNLALREPIPEDXXHELFKWMLEEKRKIKPKDPEEKKRIDEEKVILKQFIQAKPIHNI